The segment TTTTCGGACCAGACCCTTCTTCCATACCAGTTCACCAGCCTCAACGATAGCCCAATGGAAATTCTAGTCCCctgaacaacaacaataataaaagcCCATAAGGATTGATTGGCTGTAGAGCAGTATCCACCTCTTTGAGGCATCACAACTAAatagcaaaaaaaaattcaaactagtCACACCCGTAGAATGCTTATTCAAATTTCCCAAGCTATCAAACTATATTTTCGACACGTGCTGCATTGCAAGGTGTCATCGCAACACCAGGAGCACCATAAACACAAAAAGGGCTAAATACTCGCATCTACAATTTTCAAATATCAGACTTGTACACTTGCCTGCTTAAGGACCCGATCCATTACCCCCTTAGATTTAAAAGAAATTAAGATATATGTAATCAACTtcaagaaatatataaatatattttacctTGTCACCAAATGTTTTGAAGCAGAATTCTACATTACTTTGCATATTCTTCCCTAAACTTTACAAGAAAACAGTTGTCACCATAACAAGAGGGGCGGGAATTCAAGATTTAGAGTTTTGCAAAGAAAACTGAATTATCTATTATACAATGATCAGCTGACAAATCTCAAAAGAAGACAAGTTGCAAAGAAACTTTCACTGCTTTGAAGTTCAGCCACCCTTGAAAGGATTTTTTAAGCCCAATCAGTAAATCAATGATAAAGGTTCTCAAATGGTGTAATACCTGAAGAAAGGAAAAATTACTAAAAATTCAGCCACAATGTGAATTGCACGGTGATATTGTTTCATTATAAAATTGCGAGAAGAGACAATCAAAGCCATAAATGGTTTTTTAGATAGCAATTTACTGGAAGAAACAAATAAACATGAGCAAACTTTTGGAAGCACAATTCATGAACCAGACATACCAAAATTATAAGGATAGACAATTctagacaatagtcaatggatacAAATTTAGTGATGATTCGATGAAGGCGAAAGGACCATAACCACAAGCACCATTCTTAGATCACACATGGCATATTTTCAAAAACACTTGTGACATGTTTGTTTCATAAAAGATTAATAAATATAGCTCAAAAATTGAAAAACAACTCTAAGTCGTGAAAAATATGGGGTTTTAGCATTTTTTAGTCCCATTGTCAATCTTATCCACTGAAACAAAAGAACCATTGTAAAGATCCAACTACAaagattatcaaatattatccttaGAGTTTCTATGTTTATAATGGCATTACAATATATTATGCAAAGAACACATACAAATAGGCCACAATCACGAGGAGACTGCAAATATGACTTTATGTAATATTAGCCTAGGCTTATATCCGCATGATTCTAGAAACCAAAATCAAGCaagacaaaataattaaaaaaatgtctATTCTGCAGCTACAATGTTATTTCTTGTTGTGATTATGCAACACAAACATTGTTAGTTGCTCCAGGAAATAACACGTACACAACACAATTGATCAGAGTTGAAGTTGATTTAAGATAAGAGAGCCTTTCTAGTAAAATCTGCACCAAATGGCACCTACACTATGACTAGCCACTAAAAAGGAAAGTATGTAATAATATGGCTATTGAAATGAAGCTATAGCAATGAGAATGAGAAAGGGTATTGGATGTCAACTTCCTAAGTTGTCTATGTCAAATTCCTTAttctataaatataaaaataatgcatttagtTTAAATCCTACTATATTCAACTAAGTTCAGCCTCTAAACATAGAAATTGATGTTATGACGTGCTATTTGAGGCAGATTCCTGCCTTCCCTGTTGGAAGAGATAGTTGAAACTTGATGCTACCAGAAACAAAATTACACATAAGTTAATTTTGGGTCTAACCATGAGCATACATGCTTAGAAATGAACCCTATAAATAGATCAAGTCAACATTCCTAGGTTAATAGAAGATATAATGTATTGCAATTCACATTTTGTCTTGCTCTGCTGAGAAGTTGTTTGCAGGAGAGAGTCAATAGTATATTGAATTTAGAGAAATGTTGTAAATAGGttagatctttttttttttatacccTAGGAGTCAACACCTCTTCTGTTGTAGAAATGTGAAATACTCTAATGGCCTCATAATAGACTTCAAGTACCCTTGACCATTCAGGTGGCCTATAGGCTAGCTTCATGGACTGGACTAGTGCAGATAGTATTAACATTTGCAGCTAAATAATGCAGCAGCAAGCAAACAAGGACAAAAAAACAAATCTAACTTAGTTTCTAACATTTCTTTATATTCGATGCTTGAAAATACCCATAGATGGACTACTCGCCGAAAACTCGCCTTGCGAGTTTTTTCGCTTGGCGAGTATGTATGACTTTAACTCGCAGAAGAAACTCGCCGAGTTTATGGTGAGTTTTTCACAAAAACTAGGTGAGTTTTTTGCAAAAACTAGGCGAGTTTCAGGAAAAACTCGGCTGCATTAAAAAaaaggcccaaacatgtcaaaaattatctatttttttttgttcaagtcagtctcattctcttcatcagaaaatatacatgaaatataacatttaagtataaatatgtctttttcctttcttgtactttaagttatattttatgtatatattgacatgatgtttgagagtggtttcagatctctaagagttataatgcaaattttaggttttagaagatcttttaaattttcagacatagtcaaatttcagtaatcagtaggctcctattagcattctctcaatctctctatctcactcactttatctgtccctaattttagacctatctatctccctatcactcttcctctatccccctctctaccactctccatctcattctctcctctctcccccaagatctagacctatctctctacccctctcttttGCACCCTCAGACCCCCGtaaggggtgctaccctcaacctaatttcATTTTGTTCTCagaatcttatgtcagccttgtagttcatccaattgtgagcgcaattggagcttgtttaaggccatccacatgaagaagaggagcaagttagcccaaaaatgcctcaatgaccttgtctttgtgcaatataatcttcggttGCGCATAAGGAAGGTAGCGGAAGCACCAACTGGTctaattgatttggatgatatagatccttacagtgattggacagcGTAGGAGCAGCCTCATTGTTTACAGaggatgacatcaatgatttggagaggcaagctaCGGAGGAGgaagggggtggatttggtttcacactggatgacattgaggacgATGAGGAGGATGAGTCATTGCCAATGCCAGGTGCAACTAGAGGCAGAGCTACATCTAGGATGGAAGATGAGCCACAGCCTGAGCCATTCATATCGAGCAAGGAGGCACAATCATGCGACATGCCCACAACAGATTTCTAGGACTAGagcctctagttctacctctcccctactagagctgggaagaggaagatgtaattgtattgatgtatttacttttagttctacaaaaactatttactattttgcttctagCCATCAACATTCTTCATTAGGATGCAATTTTGTACCCagtttgcatttaaatatatctagactcaacttgtttcttttgtgttctcatttattgactcattggatgcaacttctcattgaattttgcaaaaaaatgcatttctaattaaatttaagcaattttttaagttcctAGGTTTTTTGCTGAGGTTTTGCCGAGTATTGGTCAAGTTTTGGCCAAGTTTTTTTTGGGCCTTGGCAAGTTTTTGGTTTTTGTTAATTTTAGCACTTTCAGATTAATCTAAACccagaaaatcagaatttaattaCTAACTAAATTGATTAAATGAAGGGTTTGTAGTTTTCTAAATTTAAGCATAACAAAGAAGggaacaaaataagaacaagacacggttaccctgggaaaacctcctaggaggaaaaacccagccagaaaagatcctcagatctgattatgaattatgtTCATATGAGGGTTANNNNNNNNNNNNNNNNNNNNNNNNNNNNNNNNNNNNNNNNNNNNNNNNNNNNNNNNNNNNNNNNNNNNNNNNNNNNNNNNNNNNNNNNNNNNNNNNNNNNNNNNNNNNNNNNNNNNNNNNNNNNNNNNNNNNNNNNNNNNNNNNNNNNNNNNNNNNNNNNNNNNNNNNNNNNNNNNNNNNNNNNNNNNNNNNNNNNNNNNNNNNNNNNNNNNNNNNNNNNNNNNNNNNNNNNNNNNNNNNNNNNNNNNNNNNNNNNNNNNNNNNNNNNNNNNNNNNNNNNNNNNNNNNNNNNNNNNNNNNNNNNNNNNNNNNNNNNNNNNNNNNNNNNNNNNNNNNNNNNNNNNNNNNNNNNNNNNNNNNNNNNNNNNNNNNNNNNNNNNNNNNNNNNNNNNNNNNNNNNNNNNNNNNNNNNNNNNNNNNNNNNNNNNNNNNNNNNNNNNNNNNNNNNNNNNNNNNNNNNNNNNNNNNNNNNNNNNNNNNNNNNNNNNNNNNNNNNNNNNATAACTATTTTATTTGaagaaaatgatatttaattatgaaatattaattataattataattttaataatatagTATTAATAATTATTTAGGTTATTTAGTGTGGCTATTGTTTATTAAATTTAAGTATTTCTCATTGTTATCGTATCTATGGCTTGTAGAATGATACTTTGGGGGAAGGCAATTAGTTCTTTAATGACATTTGAACTGGCTTAGTCTCAAGTCTTATAATTGACAACATATATAGTAGGGtttcttttataaaatatataaaatgtgaGTTTGTTTTTTAATCTGCAAAGTAGTTTTATTATGTTCTCTTGGTTTTGTATGAGAGCATCGAGGCAAAACAAAGCATTTGGTATTTCATTTATTGAGAAAGATACTAAACTTGGATTTTGATGAAAATCTTACATACTAGTTGAATCATCTTGTCCCCAATTTTGCATCACTTGATATAAACTTAATTGTGGTTCATATATTGTAGAGAGCTAAAACATAATATAGAATATAGTATAATAGATGAAATTTAATGTTCATGGGATTTTGGGATTTTAAAAAGAAATGGATGACATGTCATTAGCCAATAGAATATTTACTCTTATGAATAAATAAAAGTGTActtcaatttttataatttttaataaaaatgttTGTAATAGTTACCCTTACATATAACTATTAGTCAACGGACAACTAAATCATAATATAGAATATAATATAATAGATGAAATTTAAGatgaaatagtttaattatttatttgcgtagtgtgaatcaaatccctataaaatagctaataaattttattatgttttcagaaataaaatttgtagaaatgttatattatataaaaaagtcactttatttacattttttttggcTGGGTAATAGGTCGAAGCCGATATTTTATCACTTTATATATAATGTTATGAATagataatgaaaaaaattaaaatggacatatatttgttattatttctATAGTCTAAATTCTCATTTCTTaagttataaaattgtgaaaattatTTTATAGCCATTTGATTGGCCAAAACAATTTGAGACAAATTTCATTCACTACAACAGTCACTTTTTTAGACAAAATTTCCATACATAATCTAGATCAATGGGGTAGCTTCTATAATATAAAgatctaaataaatataaaatgtatGCCCTAGCCATAAGGGGTGCAACAAGGCAACACAAAGGTGTGCTATCAAAAAtataacttacatatcataaaaaatattttggaaacaaTTTTTTGTGCACAAAGGAAGAACTCCTCATGGATAAAATTTAACTTtagcctttttttttcttttttggaagatGACATTAATAGAATTTGGTGTATTCTTGAAGGTGACCTTTTCCTCTTGACCTATATCCATGTATGCTCAGATTGGGAGGAGAAAACTAAATTTTGATCCACCTCATTTAGGGGGAATTTCTCCTCATATCCTTTAAAAAAACTAAGTCAACATGATCATCACCCTTCCTAAATGTCCCATTAAGTAGTGATTCTTTTAAACAAGCAACAAAAAATGTTGTTAGGATGTGATTTcttctccttgagaaaagattGGATCTCTATATAAGAACAATGTAATATGCATCTCAAGTAAAAATCCTTGCACCTTGCACATGTTGTTTATTTGGGGAGAGAAATAGAAGTTCCAAGTGAACAAGTTGGAAAAGGGAGCTAGAAGAGCTTGAAACCATCTTAGGGTAAACTAGATAATGGTTAGATTTGGCTTCAATGCACCACATGGGAGTCTTGTGAGACACCTAAATACAAAAATTTAACTATTTACATAATGATTTTTGATGAATTGTGGAAAAAGCCTCCTACATCTAAATCAACATGATCATCACCCTTCCTAAATGTCCCATTAAGTAGTGATTCTTTTAAACAAGCAACAATAAATGTTGGTAGGAAGTGATtgcttctccttgagaaaagattGGATATCTATATAAGAACAATGTAATATGCATCTCAAGCAAAACCCCTTGCACATTGTAAATGTTTATTTGGGGAGAGAAATAGAAGTTCCAAGTGATCAAGTTGGTAAAGGGAGCTAGAAGAGCTTGAAACCATCTTAGGGTAAACTAGATAATGGTTAGATTTGGCATCGATGCACCACATGGGAGTCTTGTGAAACACCTAATTATAAATTTTTAACTATTAAGATAATGATTTATGATGAATTGTAAAAAAAGCCTCCTACATCTAAAATAATTATTTCCACAATCTACATATTTCCACTAGAGTCTCTTGCCAACTTTCAATGAGATCTCAACTAGGAGGCCCATTGACAAATCCATCTCTACACAAAATCAAGCACACGTGGTGCTTGCGTA is part of the Cryptomeria japonica chromosome 10, Sugi_1.0, whole genome shotgun sequence genome and harbors:
- the LOC131859356 gene encoding MADS-box protein FLOWERING LOCUS C-like, which gives rise to MGRVKLTIKRLENSNNRQVTFSKRRNGIIKKAKELSILCDVDIALIMFSPTGKPTICHGERSVGAASLFTEDDINDLERQATEEEGGGFGFTLDDIEDDEEDESLPMPGATRGRATSRMEDEPQPEPFISSKEAQSCDMPTTDF